Genomic segment of Melanotaenia boesemani isolate fMelBoe1 chromosome 10, fMelBoe1.pri, whole genome shotgun sequence:
CGTCTTGAAAAAGAAGGGTTTGTTTAGTTTCATCTGGATTCCTTTCACCTAAAGTCCAAACAGAGAAGTAATTTTGTTACTGAATGTTgacagtttgttttaatgttgttttattattattattattattattattattattattattctgatGAACACATCTAgcaaaacatcacatttttgtTAGTATAAGAATTGATCCTAGAAGCCAGTACTGTCAttgttgacaaaaacaaaaatgaatcatttacattttttgctgCATTTCAGAATTCTTTCTAATATTCTGCTTAAATGTTTTAGAAGTTCATATTAATTAATCTTTAGATCTCAATTAATCTTTAGAAGACAAATGGAATAATAATATTAAGCACTGAATCACTGTGTCATCTTTGTCCATAAACTGCGTCTAAAGATCTGAATGAATCCAGGGTGGCGTTAAAAACACTGGATTTCGTCGTAGGATGTGATCTACAACAGGGatgtcaaactcattttagttcTGGGGCTTCGTACAGAACCTTTTGATCTCAAGTGTCCTGGACCAGTAATATAACAACACAATAACCTATAAATGACAAAAGCTCTCATTTTTTCCCATTGTTTTAGTGCAACAAAGTACATCATCagaatgtttacatttaatgaactttTAAACAGCATTATGAACAAGCTGAAATTTCTTGAGTGAATCTATATTTTGCCTCAGCTGATCAtttacatgtgcattaaaagTTACAAATCACAATGGATCTGCAAATTCCCAAAACATGTAATCACAGGTATCTAAACCTAAACACAGTATTAAACATGACTTGCAATACCTTCTTAAAACATGTACATTTCCACGTGTGTGTAGTACCATACAATACAAACTGATGTCAAATCTATTAATCACTTAACACCTGCCGTTTGCAACAAACCACTCTtgacctttattttatttctttatatctaATTATTTTAGCGTTTTTCAGtcttatttatgcatttatttaatgtttttattcattatttattttcattgttattaatttatttaatgtttaattgtattttattttagtctagtcatttcattttgtttgttttttcctgattttgtcctgcatttcttttgttttcatagaCTTGTAAACAAAATCAGACATTAAGAGTTTAAAtaagaaagatataaaagatataacaATTTATCCCCGTCctgtaaatgtttaatatttaagcATTTTAGAAAAAGGAAACCTCACAAGGACAAATTTCAAAATGCAGTTACTGTTCAGCCCAGGGCACAGACTGGACCCTCTGGGACCCCAGTTTTCTGaatgtttgacacccctgatttgGATGCTCTGTAATGATAATGCTGCTTATAATGGGATTATGTGCTACCACCTGGATGGGGTCTCTCCTGCCACAGTGGTAGTGGTGGTCATCCTCGCTGGAGGTCGTCGTGTCTGCAGACTTGAGGTCAGCATCTGACTGTGGGCTCGGAGTTCTTTTACTTTGACCAGAAGAATCCTTCTTTACTTCATCGTCTTTTATCGGTGGAGAACCAGACACACCCACACCTCTCTTATCTTTCATTTTACCAGCTAGCAAAGACGGTTTCTGGTCATGAAGAGTCTCTTCTTCATCTCTAATGTGGATCGCTGACAAATTCACTGACAAACAGAGGTCTTTTCTCACCCTCAGTGGTAAGCTCAAATCCAAAGGTTTTAAGTCTTCAGAGTGCACaggctttctgtttttctggcAGAAGCTGCGGTAAAAGGACAGCTCACTGGTgaagaagttttctgtctgtgttgaaGTGCTCACTTTACATGGTGGAAGTGGGGACAAGTCATTAATGTCTTGTGTCATTTGTGGAAGGAATGAAGAGGAACACTGGCTTGAGGAAGTCGCAGGGGTGGGGTTTATAATAATTGGCTCATCCAAGAAAGGATTCACCACTTTGGGTCGTAAacttaaagatgtttttttcccttcagcCAGGTTTGCTTTAACCTTCGTTGGTGTCTGAAAGGAtgttttttccagctgaggTTGTTCATGAATTTTCTTATCTTCTTTGGCTTTACCTACCGTTTTCAGCTCTCGCACAAACTTTTGTGATGCTCCGCACAGCTGATGGGAATATGAGTTTtgtggatgtttgtgttttatctcCCTCTCAGCTGTGTGCCGGCCTTTGTCTCGCTGTTTGAACACTTGAGGAGATGCAGCTGTAGGTCCGTCGCTGGCTTCGCTGCTGGAAGGTTCGACAGGCGATGCTCTGAATGTTTTTTGGGTGATGAACAGATCTTGGCTGTTGATTTCATCACTGGTACACTGAGAGTGGTTATCATGAGGTTCAGTCTGGTTGTGCTCTGTCACTGAGACCTGGGAACAGCTCTCACCCTCCGTCACAGCTTTCATGTCTTTGGACAACCAGGCAAATTTAGGACGTTTAATACGAATGTCAACAGGTGATAAACCAAATGCCACCATCTTcctttttttggttttctttttggaaCCTTGATCCTGATCGTCTGGGTTTAACGTCGCATTTTGGGATGGATTTGATTCTGGAGGCTCTTCCAAATGTTTAGCTTGATCACCAGTAACctgtgtaaatgtaaaacaatcTAGTTCCAAtttgtctttccttttcttctttcctttcttcttttttctcttttctttcatcttttcttttgtttcactgaatttgggatttttcttttttttctgccctctttcttttttatggtttgtggcttttttgttcttcttggactcatttttttctcttttcttctcagGTGGAGTCCAAGACTCCAGACACAATTCTGCATCCTCAAAGTCACTTGAGTccctgaaacaaacaaaagaactacattattttaaatatgtctgCTAACAAAGTGTTGGAGAAATATTTCACTGATGACCTTTCTCAGAAGCAGAGTGAATCACTTTTTGCAGCAGTGAACATTTTCCTGGTTTCATGTGTATTATCAACAACTTATTTCCAGCTTTCTGTCTTTGTAATCCGTTTAATCCCACCTAGAGCTGGGTGATCATACGATCGTGATAAATTTCTGGTCGATCACGGTGATCAACTAAGAGCCTACTTACTCGATCAACGATGGCAGAAAAGTGCGCAACAACAGCCGATGAGAGTTGACCTCTTTCTGCTCTACTTACACAAGTTGTTGGAGAAGTTGAAGTTAAGGCTGTTCCAAACTCTGCAAGAAgtgagaacttttttcttgttcttgagaccacataaaaaaaattccgTCATTTTGCTCTCACAGACGTGAATGAGGACAGTTCTCGACACATAGgctgagcagaactttcttctcgtggggctctgagaagtattgtgtgattggtcggcCATTTGAGCTGGGCATTGTTAATACAGAAAAGAATAAAGCGGAAAACACGTGGgatttaaaggtgtcatcacctggtcttttcatgtatccactgtcctctatgtgcatttaaatatttttttgaaaacttattaaacaaacacaaaaaaaatcgaacatagagcttgttctgaccctttgctcataACACCACATTGTTTTGTGAAAGTTCATGCAAGCTTTGgactaatgttaatgaggtgcgCGCTGATTGGCCGCAGGGAGTCCAGAGTCTGAAGGGAGGCCggcccagtgcatgcacagtgcGTCCAACtcaaacatcaacagcttagtgatggcgaGCGAACCTGTCCGAGCAGCAGCTTatggaattcagccatttatgtttgaaccagactccaAGCCTGAAGATaccgagatggtggaagaagcatgtttacaacaaaatgtttacaaaaatttacGTGGCAGAGAACTTCACcccacttataaaaaagaaaacatggggctcatttgtacattgcaggggGTTAAACTTTCAGGCCCTTAGCAttagtgttagcattagctgcgtcagcagtaaagcatgactttatatcattaTGTCATTCCACCCttaaagcatgactttagggGTGGAAGAGGGCCTGGCTTATTCAGATAGTCTCCTGTGATGACAAAATCACagaagcaaattaaaatcatgcATTTAACTCGACTGTCT
This window contains:
- the LOC121648090 gene encoding uncharacterized protein LOC121648090 isoform X1, which gives rise to MVAFGLSPVDIRIKRPKFAWLSKDMKAVTEGESCSQVSVTEHNQTEPHDNHSQCTSDEINSQDLFITQKTFRASPVEPSSSEASDGPTAASPQVFKQRDKGRHTAEREIKHKHPQNSYSHQLCGASQKFVRELKTVGKAKEDKKIHEQPQLEKTSFQTPTKVKANLAEGKKTSLSLRPKVVNPFLDEPIIINPTPATSSSQCSSSFLPQMTQDINDLSPLPPCKVSTSTQTENFFTSELSFYRSFCQKNRKPVHSEDLKPLDLSLPLRVRKDLCLSVNLSAIHIRDEEETLHDQKPSLLAGKMKDKRGVGVSGSPPIKDDEVKKDSSGQSKRTPSPQSDADLKSADTTTSSEDDHHYHCGRRDPIQVVKGIQMKLNKPFFFKTKGEGRSPRPESPLMKLSQDIQVKKRR
- the LOC121648090 gene encoding uncharacterized protein LOC121648090 isoform X2 — protein: MVAFGLSPVDIRIKRPKFAWLSKDMKAVTEGESCSQVSVTEHNQTEPHDNHSQCTSDEINSQDLFITQKTFRASPVEPSSSEASDGPTAASPQVFKQRDKGRHTAEREIKHKHPQNSYSHQLCGASQKFVRELKTVGKAKEDKKIHEQPQLEKTSFQTPTKVKANLAEGKKTSLSLRPKVVNPFLDEPIIINPTPATSSSQCSSSFLPQMTQDINDLSPLPPCKVSTSTQTENFFTSELSFYRSFCQKNRKPVHSEDLKPLDLSLPLRVRKDLCLSVNLSAIHIRDEEETLHDQKPSLLAGKMKDKRGVGVSGSPPIKDDEVKKDSSGQSKRTPSPQSDADLKSADTTTSSEDDHHYHCGRRDPIQVKGIQMKLNKPFFFKTKGEGRSPRPESPLMKLSQDIQVKKRR